One Anastrepha obliqua isolate idAnaObli1 chromosome 6, idAnaObli1_1.0, whole genome shotgun sequence DNA window includes the following coding sequences:
- the LOC129250050 gene encoding uncharacterized protein LOC129250050, translating to MAARAKILGSTEIHVKRDSTIALACSVNIHASSVSWYHGSSVVDFDSQRGGISLETEKTDVGTTSRLMLTRASLRDSGNYTCAPTGAVPASVRVHVLTGEQPAAMQTSTGSAFLESPTYLTVVAFTITSWYQYAIISHTTFSYANSKVFRRR from the exons CGGCTCGTGCGAAAATTCTCGGTTCGACGGAGATTCATGTGAAGCGGGACAGTACAATCGCATTAGCTTGTTCGGTGAACATTCATGCTTCTTCAGTTTCTTG GTATCATGGCTCATCGGTTGTGGATTTTGATTCTCAGCGTGGGGGAATTAGTTTAGAAACAGAGAAAACGGATGTGGGTACAACTAGTCGTTTAATGTTGACACGTGCATCGTTGCGTGATTCTGGCAACTATACCTGTGCACCAACTGGTGCGGTACCAGCGTCAGTTAGAGTACATGTACTCACTG GTGAACAACCTGCGGCTATGCAAACTAGCACCGGCAGCGCCTTTTTGGAAAGTCCTACTTATTTAACAGTTGTCGCATTCACAATCACATCATGGTACCAATACGCAATCATATCACATACGACTTTCAGCTACGCCAACAGCAAAGTGTTTCGACGAAGGTGA